CTCGGCAGGTAGGGCATCATGTCGAAGACCATCACGATCGATCCCGTCACGCGCATCGAGGGGCACTCGAAGATCACCATCCACCTCGACGAGGCGGGCCACGTCTCGGACGCGCGATTCCACGTCACGCAATTCCGCGGGTTCGAGAAGATCTGCGAGGGGCGGCCGTTCTCGGAGATGCCGTCGCTGATGGCCCGTACCTGCGGCATCTGCCCGGTGAGCCACCTCATCGCGTCGGCCAAGGCGTGCGACGCCCTGCTCGCCGTCAGGATTCCAGAGACCGCCGAGACGCTCAGGCGCGTGATCAACCTGGCCCAGATCCTCCAGTCGCACGCCCTCAGCTTCTTCTACCTCTCGTCGGCCGATCTCCTGCTCGGCATGGACGCGGACCCGGCGACGCGGAACCTCGTCGGCGTCCTGGCAGCCGAGCCGGAGTTCGCCCGCCGGGGCATCCGACTCCGGCAGTTCGGACAGCAGATCATCGAGCGGCTGGCGGGCAAGCGCATCCATCCCGCGTGGGTCGTGCCGGGTGGTGTGAGCGCGCCGCTCGACGAAACGACCCGCGACTGGATTCTCTCGTCGCTCCCCGAGATGCAGCGGCTCGTCGAAGAGACGCTCGCCGACTTCAAGCGGCGCCTCGAGCAGTTTCGTGAGGAGATCCGCTCGTTCGCGAACTTCCCCTCCCTCTTTCTCGCGATGGTCGACGAATCGGGGCGGCTCGACTTCTACGACGGCCGCCTGCGCTTCGTCGATGCCCGCGGCGACGTCGTCGCCGACGGGATCGAGCCGACGGCCTACGCGGCGCACATCGCGGAAGCCGTCGAGCCGTGGTCGTACCTCAAGTCGCCCTACTACCTGCCGAAGGGATACCCGGAGGGCATCTACCGCGTCGGCCCGCTCGCGCGGCTCAACGCCGCCGACGGATGCGGCACGCCGCTCGCCGACCAGGAGTGGGCCGAGTTCCGCGACCTCGAACGCGGATCGGTGTTGAGCTCGTTTCACTACCACTACGCCCGCCTCATCGAGATGCTCCACTGCGTGGAACGACTCGGCGAGCTGCTCGAGCCGCCGGAGTGCCTCGGCCGCCAGGTGCGCGCGCACGCGCAGCCCAACGCGCGCGAGGGCATCGGCGTCGCCGAGGCGCCGCG
Above is a genomic segment from Acidobacteriota bacterium containing:
- a CDS encoding Ni/Fe hydrogenase subunit alpha, yielding MSKTITIDPVTRIEGHSKITIHLDEAGHVSDARFHVTQFRGFEKICEGRPFSEMPSLMARTCGICPVSHLIASAKACDALLAVRIPETAETLRRVINLAQILQSHALSFFYLSSADLLLGMDADPATRNLVGVLAAEPEFARRGIRLRQFGQQIIERLAGKRIHPAWVVPGGVSAPLDETTRDWILSSLPEMQRLVEETLADFKRRLEQFREEIRSFANFPSLFLAMVDESGRLDFYDGRLRFVDARGDVVADGIEPTAYAAHIAEAVEPWSYLKSPYYLPKGYPEGIYRVGPLARLNAADGCGTPLADQEWAEFRDLERGSVLSSFHYHYARLIEMLHCVERLGELLEPPECLGRQVRAHAQPNAREGIGVAEAPRGTLIHHYRIDEHGLVTWANLIIATGHNSLAMNRGVLQVARHFVDGRKIQEGALNRVEAVIRAYDPCLSCSTHAVGQMPLTLQLVAADGALVDEVGRAS